From one Merismopedia glauca CCAP 1448/3 genomic stretch:
- a CDS encoding DUF6335 family protein — MGNIVPDRNSIADPYLAETVREEAVGGTAPTPDQDSADILGAAVGYELEDEAELGLKDRLDNIDEHRPELNLDF, encoded by the coding sequence ATGGGAAACATCGTACCAGATCGAAATAGTATTGCCGATCCTTATCTAGCTGAAACAGTTAGAGAGGAAGCAGTTGGAGGAACAGCACCAACTCCCGATCAAGACTCTGCTGATATATTGGGTGCTGCTGTCGGTTACGAACTTGAAGATGAAGCCGAATTAGGTTTAAAAGATAGATTGGACAACATAGATGAACATAGACCAGAACTCAACCTTGACTTTTAG
- a CDS encoding TIGR02587 family membrane protein codes for MRNQLQIKKKRNSYVRELKDIIRGICGGCLFGVPLIYTMEVWWIGSAANPATLLTIISITFILLFWLNRTEGFRKRSRSINRSYETLAETIEAMAIGLICSAFLLLILQELTIETALSESVGKIVYESVPFSIGVCLANQLLGDSRNGKSTNSGSVNRSQDEDALNATLSDLGATLVGAIVIAFNIAPTDEIPMLAAATSEFWLLVLMATSLLISYALVFESGFSDQQKRREQKGIFQKPISETMACYIVSLGAAALMLLFFQKLSLSDPLMMWLEYTLLLGLPATIGGAAGRLAI; via the coding sequence TTGAGAAACCAACTACAGATTAAAAAGAAACGTAATTCCTACGTTAGGGAATTAAAAGATATTATTCGCGGTATCTGTGGCGGTTGTTTATTTGGCGTGCCCCTCATTTATACTATGGAAGTCTGGTGGATTGGTTCTGCGGCTAATCCTGCAACTCTTTTGACTATCATTAGTATTACTTTTATCTTACTATTTTGGCTGAATCGTACCGAAGGGTTTCGCAAGCGATCTCGCTCCATCAACCGCAGTTATGAAACTTTAGCCGAAACTATAGAAGCAATGGCAATTGGTTTAATCTGCTCTGCTTTCTTACTATTAATCTTACAAGAACTAACAATAGAAACTGCACTTTCCGAAAGTGTAGGTAAAATAGTCTACGAAAGTGTACCTTTTAGCATCGGAGTATGTTTAGCTAATCAGTTATTAGGAGATAGTCGCAACGGTAAATCTACTAATAGTGGTAGCGTTAATCGTTCTCAAGACGAAGATGCTTTAAACGCTACTTTATCCGATCTAGGAGCAACTTTAGTAGGAGCGATTGTGATTGCTTTTAACATTGCTCCGACTGATGAAATTCCCATGTTAGCCGCAGCTACTTCAGAGTTTTGGTTATTAGTATTGATGGCAACTTCCTTATTAATTTCTTACGCTCTTGTCTTTGAATCTGGCTTTTCGGATCAACAGAAGCGTAGAGAACAAAAAGGGATTTTCCAAAAACCGATTAGTGAAACAATGGCTTGTTATATTGTTTCTTTAGGTGCAGCAGCACTGATGCTGTTATTTTTCCAAAAGCTATCATTATCCGATCCCCTGATGATGTGGTTAGAATATACACTCCTATTGGGTTTACCTGCTACCATAGGTGGAGCCGCAGGCAGATTAGCTATATGA